One segment of Choloepus didactylus isolate mChoDid1 chromosome 15, mChoDid1.pri, whole genome shotgun sequence DNA contains the following:
- the TLX1 gene encoding T-cell leukemia homeobox protein 1, whose product MEHLGPHHLHPGHAEPISFGIDQILNSPDQGGCMGPASRLQEGEYGLGCLVGGVYAYGGGGPAAGAGAGGAGAYGAGGPGGPAGGGGGGACSMGPLAGSYNVNMALAGGPSPGGGGSGGGGGGGPLSAAGVIRVPAHRPLAGAVAHPQPLATGLPTVPSVPAVPGVNNLTGLTFPWMESNRRYTKDRFTGHPYQNRTPPKKKKPRTSFTRLQICELEKRFHRQKYLASAERAALAKALKMTDAQVKTWFQNRRTKWRRQTAEEREAERQQANRILLQLQQEAFQKSLAQPLPADPLCVHNSSLFALQNLQPWSDDSTKITSVTSVASACE is encoded by the exons ATGGAGCACCTGGGTCCGCACCACCTCCACCCGGGCCACGCGGAGCCCATCAGCTTCGGCATCGACCAGATCCTCAACAGCCCGGACCAGGGCGGCTGCATGGGGCCCGCCTCGCGCCTCCAGGAAGGAGAATACGGCCTTGGTTGTTTGGTCGGAGGCGTCTACGCTTACGGCGGCGGGGGCCCGGCGGCCGGGGCGGGAGCCGGGGGCGCAGGGGCTTATGGCGCTGGCGGCCCCGGCGGCcccgcgggcggcggcggcggcggcgcctgCAGCATGGGCCCGCTGGCCGGCTCCTACAACGTGAACATGGCCTTGGCGGGCGGCCCCAGtcccggcggcggcggcagcggcggcggcggcggcggggggccGCTGAGCGCAGCGGGGGTGATCCGGGTGCCGGCGCACAGGCCACTAGCCGGTGCCGtggcccacccccagcccctggccaccGGCTTACCCACCGTTCCCTCCGTGCCTGCCGTGCCGGGCGTCAACAACCTCACCGGCCTCACCTTCCCCTGGATGGAGAGTAACCGCAGATACACAAAGGACAGGTTCACAG GTCACCCCTATCAGAACCGGACGCCCCCCAAGAAGAAGAAACCACGTACGTCCTTCACGCGCCTGCAGATCTGCGAGCTGGAGAAGCGTTTCCACCGCCAGAAGTACCTGGCCTCGGCCGAGCGCGCCGCCCTGGCCAAGGCGCTCAAAATGACCGACGCGCAGGTCAAAACCTGGTTCCAGAACCGGCGGACGAAGTGGAG GCGGCAGACGGCAGAGGAGCGCGAGGCCGAGAGGCAGCAGGCGAACCGCATTCTCCTGCAGCTGCAGCAGGAGGCCTTCCAGAAGAGCCTGGCGCAGCCGCTGCCCGCGGACCCGCTGTGCGTGCACAACTCGTCGCTCTTCGCCCTGCAGAACCTGCAGCCGTGGTCCGACGACTCGACCAAGATCACTAGTGTCACGTCCGTGGCATCTGCCTGCGAGTGA